One genomic region from Epinephelus fuscoguttatus linkage group LG8, E.fuscoguttatus.final_Chr_v1 encodes:
- the mrpl13 gene encoding 39S ribosomal protein L13, mitochondrial — translation MSSFSRSAQQWATFARSWFLIDARLQPPGKIATMCSVRLQGKHKPIYHALSDCGDHVVVINSRHIAFSGNKWEQKVYSSHTGYPGGFKQVTAAQLHHKDPKAIVKLAVYGMLPRNLLRRTMMQRLHIFPDDELPDDIRANLTEELPQPREIPRKLSEYTQEEIDAFPRLWTPPEDYKMK, via the exons ATGTCAAGTTTCTCCCGCTCTGCCCAG CAATGGGCGACCTTCGCTCGTTCCTGGTTTCTGATCGATGCCCGATTGCAGCCTCCTGGGAAGATTGCGACTATGTGTTCTGTGAGGTTACAGGGGAAACACAAGCCTATCTACCATGCATTGA GTGACTGTGGTGACCATGTCGTAGTTATAAACAGCAGACACATAGCTTTCTCTGGAAACAAGTGGGAGCAGAAAGTCTACTCATCTCACACTGG GTATCCAGGTGGATTCAAACAGGTCACAGCTGCCCAGCTGCACCATAAAGACCCCAAAGCT ATTGTGAAGTTAGCGGTTTACGGCATGCTGCCAAGGAACCTGCTGCGCCGCACCATGATGCAGCGACTACACATCTTCCCTGATGAC GAGCTGCCAGACGACATCCGAGCCAACCTGACGGAGGAGCTGCCACAGCCCAGAGAAATCCCCAGGAAACTCAGCGAGTACACACAGGAGGAGATAGACGCATTCCCCAGGCTGTGGACACC ACCTGAAGACTACaagatgaaatga
- the dscc1 gene encoding sister chromatid cohesion protein DCC1, translating into MRTLEEVQATLQIAKLKEEDLQKTIHCLSFGEHVSSADYCLMELDDTLCKHIEAGESLVIRGDTDERAVLCSGDKTYDLKIADTSNLLLFVPGCRTPDQLTNSQESSHVVHTQIWGFCNSYWELRKQRPKLKKLKKILMENPYDGPALRGQEESTENRYTMQDLLERIQASEEELKTHLETIHACQIDGYWRVLDFDYEMKLLGHVTQLVDSESWSSNKVPLQTSLEELAPLEPKEMIEHCLNCYGTRYTENDEVFYALHEDKVCRGLALMLLQNAVKFNLREFQEVWQQSVPEGMSTRLDQLKSVALVDRNSRPETICLLRVEDLPEDTLERFNHLFTLREKWTEDDITPYIQDLCGEKQTTGALLTKYARSSLQNGIKVFNSRRPVAT; encoded by the exons ATGAGGACTTTAGAGGAGGTTCAGGCCACTCTGCAGATCGCCAAGCTGAAAGAAGAAGATCTACAGAAAACAATCCACTGTCTGTCTTTTGGAGAACACGTTTCATCTGCAGACTACTGCCTGATGGAGTTGGACGACACATTGTGCAAACACATAGAGGCTGGAGAAAG TCTAGTGATTCGAGGGGATACTGACGAGCGTGCAGTGCTCTGTAGTGGTGACAAGACCTACGACCTAAAAATAGCCGACACATccaacctgctgctgtttgtaccAGGATGCAGAACACCAGACCAACTCACCAACAGCCAGGAGAGCTCTCATGTGGTGCACACTCAG ATCTGGGGGTTTTGCAACAGCTACTGGGAGCTGAGGAAACAGCGTCCTAAACTGAAGAAACTGAAGAAGATTTTAATGGAGAATCCTTATGACGGACCAGCTTTGCGGGGGCAGGAGGAGAGTACAGAAAACAGG TACACAATGCAGGATCTGTTGGAGAGGATCCAGGCCAGTGAAGAGGAGCTAAAGACCCACTTGGAGACCATCCATGCCTGTCAGATAGATG GCTACTGGCGTGTGCTGGACTTCGACTACGAGATGAAGCTGCTTGGTCATGTGACACAGCTGGTGGATTCTGAGTCCTGGTCCTCCAACAAGGTTCCCCTTCAAACCAGTCTGGAAGAGCTAGCTCCACTGGAGCCCAA AGAGATGATCGAGCACTGTTTGAACTGCTACGGGACACGCTACACTGAAAACG ACGAAGTTTTCTATGCACTGCATGAGGATAAGGTGTGTCGGGGCCTGGCGCTAATGCTGCTGCAGAACGCTGTCAAGTTCAACCTGAGGGAGTTTCAGGAGGTCTGGCAGCAGAGCGTCCCAGAGGGTATGAGCACGAGACTGGACCAGCTAAAG AGCGTCGCCCTGGTGGACCGTAACTCCCGTCCAGAGACCATCTGCCTGCTGCGGGTAGAGGACCTCCCAGAGGACACCCTGGAGCGCTTCAACCACCTCTTCACACTCAGAGAGAAATGGACAGAGGACGACATCACGCCATACATACA GGACCTGTGTGGAGAGAAACAGACCACTGGAGCTCTGCTGACCAAATATGCTCGATCTTCACTGCAAAATGGGATCAAGGTCTTTAACTCCAGAAGGCCTGTGGCTACATGA